Sequence from the Bacteroidota bacterium genome:
CGCCGCTCTCAATTCCAGCTCCGGGCGCTCATCCTCCTTGCCACGACTCCGCCTCTCCATTCGCTATGGCTTCCTGTCGCCTGCTTGCCTGTCGCGCGCTGCTGATTGTCGCCTTGGTGCTGGCGGCGGCTCCGCTCTCTGCCCAGCGCGCCGCCTACGAGCCTGAGTTCTTCGCCGAGACGATGGTGGGGCCCGCGGAGGGCGACCAGGCCCGTCTCGATGTCTACGCCTCGGCTCCCTACAAAAACCTCCGCTTCCTCAGCCGCGACGAGGGCTTCGAGGCCACCTACACGATCACCGCAGACCTCTACCGCGCGGACGCTGACGGCAACGCGCAGACGCTCGTGGAGAGCCGCCAGTGGGAGCGCCGCGTCACCGTCCCTGACTACGACGCCACCCAGGCCGACTCGCTGCTCGACGCCACCACGCAGACGCTCGCCCTGAATGCTGGGCGGTACCTCCTCGAAATTCAGCTCGAAGACGGAGCCAGCCGCCGCGCCTTCGTCCGCGAGATCCCGGTCACGGTGCCCGACTTCACGATGGGCGTTTCGCTCGCCGGGCCGATCCTCCTGAACGCGTACGACGCAGCCACGCAGACCCTGGAGCCAAACGTCTCCAACGTCGTGGAGTCCGAGCGCGAGACGCTCACCGTCTTCTACGAGATCGTCAGCGACCGCGCCCAATCACTCACCGTCGCCTACGAGGTGATCTCGGAGGCGCGGGCCCGTGAGCTTCCGTCGGCGCGCACCTTCGCACGGGGGCTGCTTGGCATGGACACCTCCGAGGAAGACCGGGCCGACGAGGGCATCGTGCTCGACGGGATGACCCGCGTGGACGTGCAGGCAGGTGCCTCGCCCGCCACCCTCGACCTGCCGATGGATGAGATCAAGGCCGGCACCTACCGCCTACAACTCGCGCTCGTCGATGCCGAGGGCACCGTCCAGGCCAGCGCCGACAAGGCGTTCGACGTGCGCTGGACCGGCCTTGATGCCCAGATCCGCGACCTCGACGCTGCTATCTCGCAGCTCCGCTACATCGCCAAGGACCGCGACGTGCGCTCCATTCTAGACGCCGAGACGCAGGACGAGCGCCTCGCGCGCTTCATCTCTTTCTGGGAGCGCCGCGACCCGACGCCCGGGACCCGCCGCAACGAGCGCATGGAGGAGTACTACTACCGCGTCCACTTCGCCAACGAGAACTACGGCCGCTTCCGCGAGAACGGCTGGAACACCGACCGCGGCGAGGTCTTCGTCCGCTTCGGCGAGCCCGACTTCGTCGAGGAGCACCGCTTCAACTATAGCGTGGAGCCGTACGAGATCTGGTACTACAACCGCCTCGGCCGCCGCTTCATCTTCGTCGATGAGAAGGGCTTCGGCAACTACCAGCTGCTCTACCCGATCCACGACGACCGCACGCGGATGTAGAGGCGGCCAGCCGACAGCCATCCGCCCGCGCCTTCTTTACCTTGCAGGCCCCTGCGCTCAGCAGAAGCGCGGGGGTTTTTCTATGCTCGATCTCCTCCTGCCGATGGCCGCCCGCCGCCCGCCGCCCCCCTCCTTGCTTTTCATGGGCACGCCGGACTTCGCCGTGCCGTCGCTCGACGCGCTCGTGGAGGCGGGCTACCGGCCGACCGTGGTGACAGGCCCGGACAAGCCACGCGGGCGCGGGCAGAAGCGCTCGCCGACCGCCGTGAAACGTGCTGCCGAGCGCCACGGCCTCGACGTGTGGCAGCCTGTCTCGGTGAAGGACCCCGCCTTTGCGGAGCAGGTGCAGGCGCTCGCCCCGGACATCATCGTGGTGGTGGCGTTTCGCATCCTGCCACCCGCGGTCTATGAGGCGGCTCGGCTCGGTGCGTTCAACCTTCACGCGTCGCTGCTCCCTGCCTACCGCGGCGCGGCGCCGATCAACCGCGCGCTGATGGATGGTGTGACGCAGACCGGCGTGACCACGTTCTTCCTCCAGCGCCGTGTGGACACCGGCGCGATTCTCCTCCAGCGCGCCGTGCCGGTGGGGCCGGACACGACGGCGGGCGAGTTGCACGATACGCTCGCTGAGGTCGGGGCGGAGGTGGTCGT
This genomic interval carries:
- the fmt gene encoding methionyl-tRNA formyltransferase, coding for MLDLLLPMAARRPPPPSLLFMGTPDFAVPSLDALVEAGYRPTVVTGPDKPRGRGQKRSPTAVKRAAERHGLDVWQPVSVKDPAFAEQVQALAPDIIVVVAFRILPPAVYEAARLGAFNLHASLLPAYRGAAPINRALMDGVTQTGVTTFFLQRRVDTGAILLQRAVPVGPDTTAGELHDTLAEVGAEVVVDTVQRIEAGEAVGQPQDDTLASPAPKLFKEDAEIDWTQPAEAVHNHIRGLAPYPAAWTTCAGETWKLYCSRVAEGEPSGQPGEVLDVDGRLLIACGAGAVEVLEVQRQGKRRMATSAFLNGIDLQPGVYLGG
- a CDS encoding GWxTD domain-containing protein; this encodes MASCRLLACRALLIVALVLAAAPLSAQRAAYEPEFFAETMVGPAEGDQARLDVYASAPYKNLRFLSRDEGFEATYTITADLYRADADGNAQTLVESRQWERRVTVPDYDATQADSLLDATTQTLALNAGRYLLEIQLEDGASRRAFVREIPVTVPDFTMGVSLAGPILLNAYDAATQTLEPNVSNVVESERETLTVFYEIVSDRAQSLTVAYEVISEARARELPSARTFARGLLGMDTSEEDRADEGIVLDGMTRVDVQAGASPATLDLPMDEIKAGTYRLQLALVDAEGTVQASADKAFDVRWTGLDAQIRDLDAAISQLRYIAKDRDVRSILDAETQDERLARFISFWERRDPTPGTRRNERMEEYYYRVHFANENYGRFRENGWNTDRGEVFVRFGEPDFVEEHRFNYSVEPYEIWYYNRLGRRFIFVDEKGFGNYQLLYPIHDDRTRM